The genomic interval AAATTTGGTGCTGTTCATCAAATTGATGGGCAATCCGTATATCCAACCCATATGAAGAAAAATTAATATGCATACTTTTCTTGATAAGTGTCTGATTTTTATTTAGTTATTTTGTTTTGTGGTTTTTTAGTGTCCAAACAATAGTTCCAATCCTTCTGTTGACAATTTAATATGAGCAAACACATAAAAGGAGCCACGGTAAACAAAAAGATCATCTGGCCATTGCAATCTCTCAATTTTTTTATGGCCGATCTCCAGGCAGGGGTAGGTCCGTTTTTGGGTATATTCCTATTAGCCCATGGCTGGAAAAGTGGACTGATTGGTTCGGTAATGACTATTGGTGGAGTAGCAGGAATGATTATGACTATTCCTGCGGGGGCATTAATCGATGCGACTAAAAGAAAACGGTTTTACGTAGTGATTTCAGCAGTCTTTACTATACTGGCATCCTGCGTTATTTTATTCTCCCAGGAGTTTTGGGTGGTCAGTATATCGCTCGTTGCTACAGCTATCGCAGGTTCGGTTATAGGTCCGGCAATAATCGGTATTACGCTTGGAATAGTTAAGCAGAAGGGTTTTAACCGGCAGAACGGTAATAACCAGGCATTTAATCATGCAGGTAACGTTTTAGGTTCAGCTTTTTCAGGTTATCTCGGCTATAAATTTGGAATGACTGCTATATTTTTATTATCCGCCTTTTTCGGAGTATTATCCATTATTTCAGTTTTAATGATACCGGCAAAGTCCATCGACGATAATGCTGCACGAGGGATGAAAGAAGGGGGAGAAGACGATAAAGCAAGTGGTTTTAAGGTGCTGTTTCAGTGTAAACCTCTATTGGTGCTTGCGGGCGCACTTGCCTTTTTCCATCTTGGTAATGGTGCAATGTTACCCTTATATGGGTTGGCGGCAGCTGCCAAAAATCAGGAGAATGCGTCGGTATTTGTATCCATGACAATAATTATCGCTCAACTGGTCATGATAGGTGCTTCTTTGCTTGCAATTCGTATGTCTGAAAAAAGCGGTTATTGGCTGGTATTATTGATTTCTTTTATCTCATTACCTATCCGTGGTTTAATTGCAGCACATATGGCAAGCCATATCGGTATCTATCCAGTACAAATCCTTGACGGTATCGGTGCTGGTCTGCAAAGTGTGGCTGTTCCCGGA from Pedobacter sp. WC2423 carries:
- a CDS encoding MFS transporter; this translates as MSKHIKGATVNKKIIWPLQSLNFFMADLQAGVGPFLGIFLLAHGWKSGLIGSVMTIGGVAGMIMTIPAGALIDATKRKRFYVVISAVFTILASCVILFSQEFWVVSISLVATAIAGSVIGPAIIGITLGIVKQKGFNRQNGNNQAFNHAGNVLGSAFSGYLGYKFGMTAIFLLSAFFGVLSIISVLMIPAKSIDDNAARGMKEGGEDDKASGFKVLFQCKPLLVLAGALAFFHLGNGAMLPLYGLAAAAKNQENASVFVSMTIIIAQLVMIGASLLAIRMSEKSGYWLVLLISFISLPIRGLIAAHMASHIGIYPVQILDGIGAGLQSVAVPGLVAHILNGTGRVNIGQGAVMTVQGLGASFSPAIGGWIAQEIGYNSTFMILGGFAIGSILLWVLFAKTIRAVC